Within Rhododendron vialii isolate Sample 1 chromosome 12a, ASM3025357v1, the genomic segment AGGTTCTTGTAGTGGTTATTGTCGAAAGTCGTCGAGATTTGGAGATCGAGTGGGGGCCAAGTTATTGTGTtacttatttatatttttaaacaatATACCAAATGATAAATAAACAAATCTCAATTAGATATGATAAAAGGTGCTTACCGAATCCGCGTTCAAGCTTTGACTTTTATAAATTAACGagttttgaaaatatgtttgagtttaattttttttttcggtcaaatGGAAATTCGAGTTTAATTTACTGACCAACCTAGCTTAGTTACATGACATCCTGAACCAAAGGAATCGAGTTGCAGCTTATTTGAGAGGTCTAAAAATTTAACGAGTTTTCACAAACATTTTTAATTCATTCGTTTCTTCACCAAACGAACTAGAATAAACTTGGTTCCTTTTATCAGCCCTAATCCCAGCGAGATGAGAGGGCAAGCGTCCTGTCTAGTTGGGTTCCAACCATTTCGGTCAAATTCGGGCAAGGGCCCACAACAAATGTTCCAAAGTCCAAAACTGGACCGGATTGGTTGGAACCCAAACTGAAAGTATACCACAATTGACCCCTTTTTGGTTGGTGGGTTCGCTCCAGAATTATTCAATGTTTTTGTGGCTTTGCTACGTGATGTCTCAAACTCTTTTTCTACCACTCATTTGTGTGGTTTCTATCACAAAGTGCTTGGAGCTCACATACATGTATTGTAGAAAAGAGTTAGGGCATCATCACGTGATGCAGAAGTATGGAATAATTACTCTTTTACTACCACACAATTGATTATAATTCGATTATTGgaaggtaaaatgaaaaaagtaatATCTTATCAATTTTATAGTCTCCGTGTAGAATTACTTctctttaattaatttctttaattgaaaaaaaaaaaaatttgtcaagaTGTTCCTAAGCTTTCTCAATCTATAGTCggaaaaaagaataagaaaaaagcgGAGTAAAGCAAAGTACTTTCCGTCCATTTAAACATGAAAAcagaaaagttttgaaaagaaaacttgACACAGAATTTCAAGCGGCTTTACCGTCTGTCTGGTGTCTTGTAGTACCGAGTCAAAGTCTGTGTCTTTCCACTCGTTGTTTCAGGTGAAAAGTGAAGCCAATGCGGTCATTTTTGTCAAAGAGTACGAAGTTGAACAGGGGTTTCTGTTTGTAACTGATTGAGAACAGATTGAGACACCATTATTTGGCCTGATCCGTGGCTCAGAATTCGCATCTTCTGTATCtgggttttctttttcagaCTAGGTAATGgattcttttttcaatttctctagAATGGACATAGTTTATGCTTACGAAAATCAGTAATTTTGGCATGTGGGTTTTGTGATTCTTGGTGTTTTGTTTACACATTTGTTGAGAAAATTAGAACCCAAGTGTCTTTGATGGGTTTTGATTAGCTTTTGATGTTCTTTCTGTTGTATACTATGTTGGTTATATAGAGGGTTAATTTTGATCATTTAGTTCAATTATGTTCAAACATATTCTTAGTAAGCTTCCTAAGAAGTCCTCAAAGTCATCTAAAAATCAAGAAGTTCATGCTGCCTTTACCCCAGTTATAGACAATTCCATCAGTTCAAAGAGTAGTGATATAGGAAGTAAGAAATTGGGGAATCCGATCAATACATCTCTTGCAACCCTTTATTCGGCATCAAATATTGGACAGAATCAAGTAGATAAATTGTCAGTCGGGGCGAGTTCCAAGCTGAATGGGACTTCAGTTGCTACTTATGAAGCACTACCTAGTTTTCGTGATGTTCCAGGTTCTCAGAAGGAGAACCTGTTCATCAGAAAGCTAAAGATGTGTTGTGTCGTATTTGACTTCAGTGATGCAACGAAGAAcctaaaggaaaaggaaatcaaGCGACAAACGTTGTTGGAGCTTGTGGACTATATCACTACTGTGAACGGGAAATTCGCAGAAACTGTTATGGAAGAAGCTATAAAGATGGTATCTGCCAATATATTCAGGTCGTTTACTACTCAGCCACGCGAAAACACAGTGTTAGGAGCCTATGATTTGGAAGAGGAGGAGCCTTTAATGGATCCTGCTTGGCCTCATTTGCAGATTGTTTATGAGTTTTTGCTGAGGTTTGTTGCATCACCCGAAACTGATGCGAAATCAGCTAAAAAGTACATTGATCACTTCTTTGTTCTTAATTTGTTGGATCTGTTTGATTCTGAAGACCCAAGGGAAAGGGAGTACTTGAAAACTATACTACATCGTGTCTATGGGAAATTCATGGTGCACAGACCATTCATCCGAAAATCTATGAACAACATATTTTATACGTTTGTTTTTGAGACTGAAAAGCATAATGGTATTGCTGAACTTTTAGATATTTTGGGCAGTATCATTAATGGGTTTGCTTTGCCACTCAAGGAAGAACACAAATTGTTTCTTGTTCGGGCTCTAATACCCTTACACGAACCGAGATGTTTAGCTATGTATTATCAGCAGTTATCTTACTGCATTTCACAATTTGTGGAGAAAGATTGCAAGCTTGCTGATGGTATTATCAAGGGTTTATTGAAGTATTGGCCAGTCACTAATAGTTCAAAGGAAGTCATGTTTCTGAGTGAGTTGGAGGAAGTTCTAGAAGCAACTCAGCTGCCAGAATTCCAGCGCTGTATGGTGCCGTTGTTTCGGCAAATTGCTCGTTGCTTGAATAGTCTGCACTTTCAGGTGTGAGCTTTCAACTTTTTCTACATAGTTTTCTCCATTTGTTTTCCGTTTTTATTATGTGCAAGGCCTGTTTACTTTCAACTATGTTTCACCTGTTCCTGCTGGTTTGATATGTCCTTCATAGCTGAAACAATGAACTACTCTTGCAGTCCCGTTCTGTTTGCCCGTGTTTTTATTTTGAggcgtcccaaaatgtttgctTCATTTCTAAAAATAACCACCAAAATAGGGAAAAACTTTTGATCTTACCCCTCAAGTTTTGAATTGTAGTTTCACCTATTCCTGCTGGTTTGATATGTCCTTCATAGCTGAAATAATGAACTACTCTTGCAGTCCCGTTCTGTTTGcccttgtttttattttgaggcgtcccaaaatatttgctTCATTTCTAAAAATAATCACCAAAATAGGGAAAAACTTTTGATCTTACCCCTCAAGTTTTTAATTGTAGTAAATAGTCAAGTTAAGTGGGTAGGGATGACAATCTCGACCGAACCGATGGGTTCGAACCGTAACTGATTTTCCCCCCAAACCATAACCAAAATTTTGCCCGTAGGTACGGTTATAGTGGAGGCTATGAGATAACCGAACGGGTTTGGTTCGGTTGTGGTTCGTCTGCTACCCAAACCGATccgtaaccaaaccaaaactgtgtAATTACCCCTATATATACTACATATGTAACACAATTCAGTCTTAGGGTTCTGTTTGTGAGGCAATTAAGTTttagggctctctctctctctctccctaactTAGCCGATGATTTCTCCTCAAAAATCAACACCCCCCCCTctctatacacacacacatacatgtattgtgtgtgtgttagaGACTTAGAGATGAAtttggtaatccaattccaaggtACTTTAATTTTCACTTTAGTTTCCTAGATTTCTAATTCTAAATTGCGTACATGAATGCGTGGTTTTCTTCTAATCTAAAACTCGCACTTAAaactctctctactccctcagTCCCAAGTAGGTAATCAGGGCATTGAGAGCCTTCTCCTGCACCCGCACATCCAAATCCACAATGGTCCTCTTAAATAATGGCCCTGGAGACACCAGCAAATGCAACATCATGTGCGCGAAAACACAGAGAGCGATGAGATGCTGATTGGAAACAAGCAGTGGTACCACAGACACTGATGCATCCTTGGATGCACATGGGCCCCACATAATTCAAGTGGGCCCCAAGCTATGTAGCACCGAGCGAAGTGTCAATGTTGGACACAGACATGCTTCGGACACGTGTCGAACACTTAATCTCAAAGTGTCCTAATTATTTTTCAGTATTTGGGGTTGGACACGCAAAAGACACTTTAGGGACACTTCGGGATATGGACAATCATTAAAGTGTCCAGTGGGTGTCCTTAGAGTGTCGGAGAGTGTCCAACCCCTAaatcttggaaaaaaaatcatgacatTATGAGATTAAGAGTCAGATACATGTTGGATACCGGTACGCTGCTTCCGACAAAGTGTTGATGCTACgtagaatatatatatacaaaatttcaggtaagggcgcccttaactTGTTAATTTAAGGACGTcccctttcccgaccaatttgcgatgatccgagccgctcaatatgtttagaacgtgattttaaagggtattcgtgagaaatcagcaaaaaaaagaccgggaagggcttgatttgaacagtttttgtttgt encodes:
- the LOC131310903 gene encoding serine/threonine protein phosphatase 2A 57 kDa regulatory subunit B' theta isoform-like, with amino-acid sequence MFKHILSKLPKKSSKSSKNQEVHAAFTPVIDNSISSKSSDIGSKKLGNPINTSLATLYSASNIGQNQVDKLSVGASSKLNGTSVATYEALPSFRDVPGSQKENLFIRKLKMCCVVFDFSDATKNLKEKEIKRQTLLELVDYITTVNGKFAETVMEEAIKMVSANIFRSFTTQPRENTVLGAYDLEEEEPLMDPAWPHLQIVYEFLLRFVASPETDAKSAKKYIDHFFVLNLLDLFDSEDPREREYLKTILHRVYGKFMVHRPFIRKSMNNIFYTFVFETEKHNGIAELLDILGSIINGFALPLKEEHKLFLVRALIPLHEPRCLAMYYQQLSYCISQFVEKDCKLADGIIKGLLKYWPVTNSSKEVMFLSELEEVLEATQLPEFQRCMVPLFRQIARCLNSLHFQVAERSLFLWNNDHIYNLIQQNRDVILPIIFPALERNARGHWNQAVHSSTLNVRKIFFDLDPELFKECMLKFQEDEIKEEEVKTRREATWRQLEGIAWKKAVTNEAVLLPL